In Actinopolyspora saharensis, the genomic window CAGCAGGATCGCGTCGTTGTAGTCGACGTTTCCCTCATCCTGCTGCTTGAACACCACCATGTCCTGCACCGACACGGCGGCGATCATGCCCGGAACGATCACCAGGAACGGGATCAGCATCTTCGGGAACGCCCCGATGATCGGCGTTCGCTGGGCCGCGGACATGCTCTTGGAGGCCATCGCGCGCTGGACCTCGACGAAGTTGGTCGTCCAGTACCCGAAGGCGAGCACGAAGCCGAGCCCGAACACGATTCCCAGCACGGACAGGAAGTTGCTGCCGAAGCCGGTCAGCTCGTTGCCCGGCCACGCGGAGAGCTGATGGGCGCCGGCCTGGGCCGAGACCTTGTCCACCAGTCCCTGCCAACCACCGACCTTGGCCAGACCGACGATGGTCAGCGGCAGCAGGGCGGCCACGATCACGAAGAACTGCAGCACCTCGTTGTAGATGGCCGCGGACAGTCCACCGAGGCCGGTGTAGCTGAGCACGATCACCGCGGCCATCAGCACCGAGACCCAGAGGGGCCAGCCGAGCAGCACGTTGACGATGCTCGCCAGCAGGAAGAGGTTCACTCCCGCGATCAGCAGCTGCGCCAGGGCGAAGCTTATGGCGTTGACCAGGTGCGCCGGTTTCCCGAAGCGGCGCAGCATGAACTCGGGAACGCTGCGCACTTTGGAACCGTAGTAGAACGGCATCATCACCACGCCGAGGAACAGCATGGCGGGAATGGCGCCGATCCAGAAGTAGTGCATGGTCGGCATGCCGTACTGGGCGCCGTTGGCGGACATCCCGATGATCTCGATGGCACCGAGATTGGCCGCCACGAACGCGAGCCCGGTCACCCAGGCCGGCAGGGAGCGCCCCGACAGGAAGAAGTCGAGACTGCTCGAGACCGAGCGCCGCGCGAGGTAACCGATTCCCAGCACGAACAAGAAGTAGAGCGCGAGCAGCAGATAATCGACCGGTCCCGCGTCCAGTCGAAGCTGCTCCTGGGCTAACGCATGCACGTCGCCCCACCTCCAAAATCAACAACGTCAAACGGTAATCACCAGTTGTAAAAACAGGCGAACAATACCGCACAGTGGGGACGGTCACAGAGAGGGTGATACCAATTCGTTGATTTCGGAGGCCGGCGCGGATCTTTCGTGCTCGCCGAGTGATCGTGCGAATTCACTTCGTGCCGAATTGCGGCACGAATTCGACACGCTTTCCCACCTCCTCCACCCCCGGTGAGCTCGCCGGACAGCACCACCCTGCCGCCCCGCTCCAGTGAGCATCGCGTCGTCACGAACGAAAGCGATCACTCGGAGTCACGAAACGCGGTGACACAACCGCTGAACGAGCCTCTTTCGGGGCGACCTGTTAGCCCGAGCGGTGTAGTGATCAGCTCACTTCTATCGCCGATCGGCCGTGCACGCATAGCATCGTTCCGAACACAGGAGGTGATGGCATGGGGATCGCGGAGATGCTCACACTGCTCGCCGTGACACTGGTCCTCGGCCCGTGGCTGCTGCTGCGCTGGCTGAGCGAACCGCCGCGCAACGGTGTTCCACACGGTTGAGCGACCCGTTCCCACCTCGAAGTCCGAGCCCGCCCGGCCACGGCCCCGTCCGGCGACGACCCAGTTGCACGCCGACGGCCCCGTCGTCCGGCGCGGGCCTGTCGTGAAGGAGTGAGATCGTGACGGCCCCTCCGATCCCCCGGTCGGATTCGCCCCGCAAGCCCGCCCCCAGGACGCTCGGCTACGTGCTCGCTTTCCGGGGCGAACTGCCGACGTGGACGGGCACGCGGGGCGGACATCGTTCCGCGGTCTCGCCCGGAACCCCCGTTGCGCAGTGGACTCCGCCCGATCCGCCGCTGCTCGCCCGCGTGCTGGACGGACTGCGCCGCTCCCGGGACGAGAGCGCCGCTCTCCGGTGCGCGGGCACCGGAGCGGCGTAGAGCCTCGATCAGAACAGCCGGTACTCGTCCGGGTCGATCCCACGCAGCTGCTCGTAGTCCAGCGTCACGCAGCGGATGCCGCGGTCCTCCGCCAGAGTGCGTGCTTGCTGCTTGATCTGCTGGGCGGCGAAGACCCCGCTGACGGGCGCGAGCAGCGGATCGCGGTTGAGCAGCTCCAGATAGCGGGTCAGCTGCTCGACACCGTCGATCTCGCCGCGTCGCTTGATCTCGACCGCGACGTTGCCCCCGCTGGAGTCCCGGCACATCAGATCCACGGGACCGATCGGAGTGGGGTACTCCCGCCGCACCAGCGTCCAGCCCTCACCGAGCGTGCTGACGTGCTCGGCCAACAGCTGCTGCAGATGCGACTCGACCCCGTCCTTGACCAGCCCGGGTTCCGAGCCCAACTCGTAGTTGGAATCGTGCAGGATCTCCTTGACGGCGATGACCAGTTTCTCGCCCGCCTTGTTCTGCACCGTCCACACGTCGGGGTCCTCGATCAACCAGCACGGTGGACTCATCCAGTTCAACGGCTTGTAGGCCCTGTCGTCCGAGTGCACGGAGACGGAGCCGTCGGCCTTGATCAACAGCAGTCTGGTGGCCAACGGCAGATGGGCGTTCAGCCTGCCGATGTAGTCAACCTTGCAGGTAGCGATTACAAGACGCACTCGACAGAGCGTAAGGGTAAGCCCCACCAACATCGACAACCGCCTGCCGCGAGTGTCGAGACCGCCCTGCGGTAGGCACTCTCCCGGCAGGCCTCCAGGCCGAGCGACCCCGCGGAGAACAGCGGATTGTACCCTGCGACTCCGAGGAGAGCTCCCGCTCGGCTCAGCTCGACGACGCCCCGCCCCGGAGAGGCCCGAACACATGTGGACGGCAAGCAGCAGGCAGGTCTACGCGAATCCGTGGATGACGGTGCGTGAGGACGAGGTCCGGCGGGCGGACGGCTCGGACGGGATCTACGGGGTGGTCGACAAACCCGACTACGCGCTGATCATCCCGCTGGAGCGGCACCCCGACGGCGCGAACGACCGACGGGAAGGGCTCTGGCTCGTCGAGCAGTACCGCTACCCGCTGGGGATGCGCCGATGGGAGTTCCCCCAGGGAACGGCCCCGGGGCTCGCCACCGCGGAACCCTCCGGGCTCGCGGAGCGGGAGCTCCGCGAGGAGACCGGGCTGCGCGCCGAGCGGATGACCGAGCTCGGGACGCTGGACGTGGCTGCCGGAATGTCCAGCCAGCGGGGCAGGGCCTTCCTCGCCACCGAACTCACCTGCGGGGCGCACGAACGGGAGCTCGAGGAGCAGGACATGCGCGCGGCCCTGTTCGACCGCGCCGAGGTCGAGGGCATGATCGCCGGGGGCGAGGTGACCGACGCCCAGTCGATCGCCGCCTACACCCTGCTGCTGCTGCACGAACGCGCCCCCGGCACGAACGAATCCTGACCCCGGGGGCGGTATCCCGACCGCACCCACCCGTTTTCCGCGAAAAGCACCCCTACGACTTCGTGGCCGGTGAGAGTACCCTGCGGGCGTGCCCGATCAGCTCGTTCCGTTCCTGCTGCTGACCGTTCTGATCACGATAACTCCCGGTGCCGACATGGCCCTCGGGATCCGCAACAGCCTGCGCGGCGGTTCCGCCGCGTGCTGGTGGACCGGGCTCGGCTGCTGCACCGGAGTCGTCGTCCACGCAATCGTCTCGGTCGCGGGCCTGTCCGCGCTGCTGGCCGCCTCGGCGACCGCCTACACCGTGCTCAAGGTGGCCGGGGCCTGCTACCTGATCTGGCTCGGTGTCCGCAGCCTGATCTCCGCGCTGCGCGGCGAGCGCGGAACCATCGGCGCGGATGCCGACCGCGGCTGCTCGACGACGGCCGACGGACCGGAACTCGCCCTGTCCACCGCGTACCGCCAGGGACTGATCAGCAACCTGCTGAACCCCAAGATCGTCGTGCTCTTCCTGACCCTGCTGCCGCAGTTCGTCGGAAACGACGAGCCGCACACGATCACCTCGCTGCAGCTGGCCCTGGCCTTCGTGGTGACGGGACTGCTCTGGTGGAGGGTCCTCTCCTGGCTGCTCGCCGGCCTGCGGGGAGTGCTGAGCAGGAAGAAGGTCCGCTCGGCCCTGGAGAGCACCACCGGTGCGGTGCTGATCGCGCTGGGGCTGCGGGTCGCCCTCGGGGCCTGGAGGACGGCGGTTCGGTGATCTCCGGTGCGCGAGTCGGGCGTGTCGCGAAGCCGGATCGGCCGTCGTGGGGAGCGCTGCTGCGGAGCGGACCGACGGCGCAGGACGCCGACTTCCTCCTCGAGGCGCCGACCACCCACGACGGCCGAGCAACTGAACTCCTACCTGGAGCGGACGCCGAGCACCACGAGGGGGATGGCCCCGACCACCACCACGACCTCGGCAACCCCCGCCAACAGCTGCGGAACTCCCGTGGCCACTTCGTGCGAGCCGAACAGTCCGACCGTGACTGCCAGCACGAAGGCGATCAGCGTCAGCACACCGAACCCGATGGCTCCCGCGGCGGGCAGCCAGTGCTTCCAGCCGAGCAGCACCAGGGCCAACACCAGGCCGGCCACCGCGTTGAGCAGGAACAGCGGCCCTATCACGGCCACTTCGCTCACGCCCTGCGCCCACAGTTCGAAGTGGACAACAGCCGACATGAGCAACCCCGCCGTCACCAACGCTCGGAGCAGCTCCGCGACGGTGTGACTCGGGCCGTTCGAAAAGCTCGTAACCATCCGTACTCCAACGCTCGACTGATCCGGCATCGCTGAAGGGCGGTGCTTTTTTCGAGGGCGTGCTGGGCGTTCGCACCCCCGTGCCGGTATTGTCCGGATCGGAACGGATCGCAGCGAGTCATCAGCGGAGGGAACATGGACGTCGAACGGTCGACCACGCGACGTCGCGCGCTGGCCGTGGGCGGGGCGTGCGCGGGCCTCGTCGCATCGGCCGGGTGTTCCGGCGACTCCTACCAGGGGTCCTCGCTCACCTCCACCGAGCATCCCGACTCGTCGGGAGGGCGGGCCCCCGAGTCCGGAAAGCAGCTCGCCCGCGTGGACGAGGTGCCGGTGGGCGGTTCACTGATCGTCGACGGCCCGGAGGAGAAGATCGCGCTCTCCCGTCCTCAGGAGGGCGAGGTGACCGCGCACAGCGCCGTGTGCACGCACATGGGGTGCACTGTCGAGGCCGCCGGGGAGCAGTTGCGCTGCCCCTGCCACGGCTCGGTCTTCGAATCCGCCTCCGGAGAGGTCGTCAGCGGTCCGGCCCGGGATCCGCTGCCTTCCGTTCCGGTGCGCACCGAAGCGGGCGACGTCCTGACCGGTGAGGCCTGACGGAGCTGCTCGGCGACTCGCTTCGCTGCCGAGGAGGCGACGCTCCTCGGCAGCGCCGCGCCCCGGGCGGGAGGCCGCGGCGTCCGCCGGCAACGTTCCGCGCGAAACCGGGGCTGCCCTGGGCGGCCGCCGCTCCGGTGAGCGGGGCCGCCGGGCCGATCTACGTGGACGGAGTCGACGGCGCGCCGTCAGACCCCGAACTCACCGTTGCGGACTCCGTCGGCGAAGGCCGCCATCTCGGCGTGGGTGAACTCGAGCACCGGGCCGTGCGGATCCCGGGAGTTCCGCACGCCGT contains:
- a CDS encoding sodium:solute symporter family protein encodes the protein MHALAQEQLRLDAGPVDYLLLALYFLFVLGIGYLARRSVSSSLDFFLSGRSLPAWVTGLAFVAANLGAIEIIGMSANGAQYGMPTMHYFWIGAIPAMLFLGVVMMPFYYGSKVRSVPEFMLRRFGKPAHLVNAISFALAQLLIAGVNLFLLASIVNVLLGWPLWVSVLMAAVIVLSYTGLGGLSAAIYNEVLQFFVIVAALLPLTIVGLAKVGGWQGLVDKVSAQAGAHQLSAWPGNELTGFGSNFLSVLGIVFGLGFVLAFGYWTTNFVEVQRAMASKSMSAAQRTPIIGAFPKMLIPFLVIVPGMIAAVSVQDMVVFKQQDEGNVDYNDAILLLMRDLLPNGILGVALAGLLASFMAGMAANLSSFNTVFTYDIWQAYVVRNRPDGYYLNMGRWVTVGATVAAIGTAFIASGYSNLMDYLQQLFSLFNAPLFATFILGMFWKRMTPTAGWLGLVLGTGASMSVFLLAETGVLELPGQGASFVGAGAAFVVDIVVSVAVSMVTTPKPAAELTGLVYGLTPKEDRTASTTGEDAGWYRRPGVLAGIVLVLIVVLNIVFG
- the nucS gene encoding endonuclease NucS → MRLVIATCKVDYIGRLNAHLPLATRLLLIKADGSVSVHSDDRAYKPLNWMSPPCWLIEDPDVWTVQNKAGEKLVIAVKEILHDSNYELGSEPGLVKDGVESHLQQLLAEHVSTLGEGWTLVRREYPTPIGPVDLMCRDSSGGNVAVEIKRRGEIDGVEQLTRYLELLNRDPLLAPVSGVFAAQQIKQQARTLAEDRGIRCVTLDYEQLRGIDPDEYRLF
- a CDS encoding NUDIX domain-containing protein; the encoded protein is MWTASSRQVYANPWMTVREDEVRRADGSDGIYGVVDKPDYALIIPLERHPDGANDRREGLWLVEQYRYPLGMRRWEFPQGTAPGLATAEPSGLAERELREETGLRAERMTELGTLDVAAGMSSQRGRAFLATELTCGAHERELEEQDMRAALFDRAEVEGMIAGGEVTDAQSIAAYTLLLLHERAPGTNES
- a CDS encoding LysE family translocator; protein product: MPDQLVPFLLLTVLITITPGADMALGIRNSLRGGSAACWWTGLGCCTGVVVHAIVSVAGLSALLAASATAYTVLKVAGACYLIWLGVRSLISALRGERGTIGADADRGCSTTADGPELALSTAYRQGLISNLLNPKIVVLFLTLLPQFVGNDEPHTITSLQLALAFVVTGLLWWRVLSWLLAGLRGVLSRKKVRSALESTTGAVLIALGLRVALGAWRTAVR
- a CDS encoding Rieske (2Fe-2S) protein, which translates into the protein MDVERSTTRRRALAVGGACAGLVASAGCSGDSYQGSSLTSTEHPDSSGGRAPESGKQLARVDEVPVGGSLIVDGPEEKIALSRPQEGEVTAHSAVCTHMGCTVEAAGEQLRCPCHGSVFESASGEVVSGPARDPLPSVPVRTEAGDVLTGEA
- a CDS encoding DUF397 domain-containing protein; this translates as MPIDWSQVTFHKASASSVEGTECVEVARIGDTYGVRNSRDPHGPVLEFTHAEMAAFADGVRNGEFGV